The genome window TTCCACAAAAGGCAGATATGGAGTTAAAGCAATGCTTGATTTGGCAGTTCACAGCTCTGAAGGCCAGATAGCATTGAAGAATATTGCTGAGAGACAAGATATTTCTGAAAATTATCTTGAACAACTGTTTGCAATTTTAAGAAAGTCAGGTCTTGTGAAAAGTATAAGAGGGGCCCAGGGGGGCTATATTCTTTCCCAAAGTCCGGAAAATATTACTGTGGGTTCAATTTTGCGTGCACTTGAAGGATCACTGGCACCTGTGGAATGTGTTACAGAAACAGACCCTATACATTGTAACAGGTCTGAAAAATGTGTTACAAAAATCGTATGGAGCAAAATACGGGATAAAGTAAACGAGGTAGTAGACTCTATAACTTTAGCTGACCTTATAGAGGAATACAAAAGGACAAACAACATTAATGAAAGTTATATTTTTTATATCTGAGTATAATTCCTAGAACAGTAGTAGAAATTATTGTTTAGATATTATTCCTTAGGGAATAAATAATTGCTAGGACGAGAGGCATTCAATTAATGCATAATTTACATTAAGGAGTTTTATTATGGGTGACAGATTTGTTTATTTAGATCATGCAGCCACTACTTCAGTCAAGCCTGAGGTGTTGGAAACAATGATCCCATATTTTACAGAAAAGTTCGGCAACGCATCATCGATATATTCAGTCGGTAGAGACAGTAAAAGAGCTATTGAAGAAGCTAGAGATAAAGTAGCTGCAGCTTTGGGAGCACAATCAAAGGAAATATTTTTTACAGGATCTGGTTCTGAATCCGACAACTGGGCGCTTAAAGGAATTGCTTATGCAAACAGAAACAAGGGAAATCATATCATAACAACAAGTATTGAGCACCCGGGGGTAATGAATACATGCCAGTATTTGGAGAGCGAAGGTTTTGAGGTTACTTATTTACCTGTTGATGAGAATGGTCTGATATCTCCCGAACAAGTCAGAAATGCAATAAAACCGGCTACCATACTAATTTCTGTTATGTTTGCAAATAATGAAATCGGTACTATTCAACCCATAGGGGAAATCGGAAAGATCGCAAGAGAAAAGGGAGTATATTTTCATACTGATGCTGTACAGGCTGTTGGTAATATTCATATTAACGTAACTGATATGAACATAGATCTTTTATCACTGTCCGCGCACAAATTTTATGGCCCTAAAGGTGTAGGCGCACTATATATAAGAAAAGGTGTAAAGATAACTTCTTTCATGCATGGCGGCCATCAGGAGCGGGGAAGAAGGGCGAGCACGGAAAATATACCGGGTATAGTCGGACTGGGTAAAGCCATTGAGTTGGCCACAAACAACCTTGAAGAGTACAACCGGAAGCTGTTGGAGCTTAGAGAAAGAACTATCGAAGAAATAATAAAAAGGATCCCCTTTGTCAAACTAAATGGTGACAGAAATAAGAGACTTTCTGGCAATGTAAATTTTTCTTTTGAATTTATTGAAGGTGAGTCTTTACTATTGATGCTCGATATGAAAGGAATAGCAGCTTCAAGCGGATCTGCCTGTACATCGGGTTCTTTAGACCCTTCACATGTTTTGTTGGCTATCGGACTTCCTCATGAGATAGCTCATGGCTCGTTAAGGATTACATTTGGAGATGAAAATACGCATGAAGATGTGAACTATCTACTTGAAGTACTACCTGTCATTGTAGAACGTTTAAGAGAAATGTCACCTCTATATGAAGCAGTAAGAAAGTGACAGATATTAAGTAATTGATAATTTTTCATAAATGAAAGAGGGATATATATGTATAGTGAAAAAGTTATGGATCATTTTATGAATCCAAGAAATGTAGGAGAAATAGAAAATGCTGATGGAGTAGGACAGGTAGGTAATGCAAAATGCGGAGATATAATGAAAATGTACCTGAAGATTGAGGATAACATTATAAAAGACGCAAAATTCAAAACTTTTGGGTGTGGTGCTGCAGTGGCAACAAGCAGTATGGCAACTGAACTGGTTGTCGGAAAAACCGTAGAAGAAGCATTGCAGATTACAAACAAAGCTGTTGCTGAAGCTCTTGACGGACTTCCGCCAGCAAAAATGCACTGTTCTAATCTCGCAGAAGAGGCGATAAGATCTGCGATTGAAGATTATAAAAGAAAGAATGGTCTTACAGAGGAAAGAGATAACTGTAATGCATGCGGCAGAAGATGTGATGATATGCACCATCATCATGGGATAGAAGAAGACGAAGATTTATAAAGTTGACAATTGCCAGACAGTAAAAACACGGGAGAGATAATATTGTCCAAGAAGAAGGTAATGTTGGGTATGAGCGGTGGTGTGGACAGTTCTGTCGCCGCTGCTGTATTATTGGAAAAAGGTTATGATGTAATTGGCGTTACAATGCAAATCTGGCCTGATATGGATGAAGAACGGCAAAAAACGGAAGGCGGGTGTTGCTCTCTCTCCGCAGTAGATGATGCGCGAAGAGTAGCAAACAAGCTTGGAATACCTTACTATGTAATGAATTTCAAGGAAGTATTCGAAAAAAAGGTTATCAATTATTTTAAGGATGAATATCTGAAAGGCAGAACTCCTAATCCATGTATTGCATGTAACAGACATGTGAAATTTGATGCTATGCTGAAGAAAGCTGCTTCAAT of Clostridia bacterium contains these proteins:
- a CDS encoding Rrf2 family transcriptional regulator; translated protein: MKLSTKGRYGVKAMLDLAVHSSEGQIALKNIAERQDISENYLEQLFAILRKSGLVKSIRGAQGGYILSQSPENITVGSILRALEGSLAPVECVTETDPIHCNRSEKCVTKIVWSKIRDKVNEVVDSITLADLIEEYKRTNNINESYIFYI
- the nifS gene encoding cysteine desulfurase NifS; this translates as MGDRFVYLDHAATTSVKPEVLETMIPYFTEKFGNASSIYSVGRDSKRAIEEARDKVAAALGAQSKEIFFTGSGSESDNWALKGIAYANRNKGNHIITTSIEHPGVMNTCQYLESEGFEVTYLPVDENGLISPEQVRNAIKPATILISVMFANNEIGTIQPIGEIGKIAREKGVYFHTDAVQAVGNIHINVTDMNIDLLSLSAHKFYGPKGVGALYIRKGVKITSFMHGGHQERGRRASTENIPGIVGLGKAIELATNNLEEYNRKLLELRERTIEEIIKRIPFVKLNGDRNKRLSGNVNFSFEFIEGESLLLMLDMKGIAASSGSACTSGSLDPSHVLLAIGLPHEIAHGSLRITFGDENTHEDVNYLLEVLPVIVERLREMSPLYEAVRK
- the nifU gene encoding Fe-S cluster assembly scaffold protein NifU, whose translation is MYSEKVMDHFMNPRNVGEIENADGVGQVGNAKCGDIMKMYLKIEDNIIKDAKFKTFGCGAAVATSSMATELVVGKTVEEALQITNKAVAEALDGLPPAKMHCSNLAEEAIRSAIEDYKRKNGLTEERDNCNACGRRCDDMHHHHGIEEDEDL